From Posidoniimonas polymericola, a single genomic window includes:
- a CDS encoding sigma-70 family RNA polymerase sigma factor: MEAPRDRVDAHDIGEQATSPQSEEERRARFARIFATHDRWLYAYLISLLGNAADAEEVFQETCVVIWKEYERFDLSTNFVKWAAVVAHHQVLTFRRKQIRDRRFLSLELVNLLAAEAIERSSLMEDRRAALDGCLQKLRSSDRDLIAACYSDTQTRYRDVAAKLNRPENTVYKALARIRRSLHDCIDRRLTTGGAA, from the coding sequence GTGGAAGCACCTCGCGACCGCGTCGACGCACACGACATCGGAGAGCAGGCAACCTCACCGCAGAGCGAAGAGGAACGCCGCGCTAGATTTGCGAGGATTTTCGCCACACACGACCGCTGGCTCTACGCCTACCTGATCAGTCTGCTTGGCAACGCCGCGGACGCCGAAGAAGTTTTTCAAGAGACCTGTGTCGTGATCTGGAAGGAGTACGAGCGGTTTGACCTCAGCACCAACTTCGTCAAGTGGGCGGCCGTTGTTGCCCACCATCAGGTGCTGACGTTCCGGCGGAAGCAGATACGCGACAGGCGGTTCTTGTCTTTGGAACTGGTCAACTTACTAGCGGCCGAGGCGATTGAGCGGTCCTCTCTTATGGAAGACCGTCGTGCCGCCCTTGACGGGTGCCTGCAGAAGCTCCGCTCTTCGGACCGCGACCTAATCGCCGCCTGCTACAGCGACACCCAAACCCGCTACCGCGACGTTGCCGCCAAGCTGAACCGCCCGGAAAACACCGTCTACAAGGCGCTCGCCAGGATACGCCGGTCGCTGCACGACTGCATCGACCGGCGGCTGACCACCGGGGGCGCGGCATGA
- a CDS encoding alpha-amylase family glycosyl hydrolase: MFCALPALAEDASQPAILQVFEARWDTIDDRMADVFVAGYGRLWLPPPARADSGNLSVGYDVFDRFDLGSPRNETLYGTENGLKQLVRQAHTAGLRVNTDFIANHNGFSDSRTFDSQGTSDPADDVYWNESGGYPGFLSTLAPTDDPNGVGDPDGDYHPLGWSGQEYERLAGLIDIAQEKNLQFIRNPVNAGDALNIPPGQSGIFSRGPTNTPDPNNARFYPDHGLGGTTVWDPALGANVTLYDFNTETPLSGDAYAENATGLLVRNLRWMIQEVGVDGFRFDAARHFPRWVLNYLDQGAYLAKQEPLLDGSPDHVYSFIETGGDTDQFVASFIRKDIADNNPTQLGGNRDALDFNLFFALRDNLQENGLLNDWRNIKNRSVDIVDDGLANNGTQGVAFAQSHDDGPAELNDLAHAYLLMRPGQALVYLNAKEFGEDRPFPQDGRPDALGGVYGDAVTTLVNLRNTHGRGNYLDRTPVADEKELLIYEREKSALVVLNNRGDIGYDARTVQTAFTPGTPLVELTGNAADPSIDQLGELPEVLIVKSDGTVDVRAPRNRGSDGARHDHGYLIYGVAAPQGEMRLANTNGQALAERLPGSAPILGQGGPGGPSDDYYNGVSRLTDITVIRDDAFQLRVETTAATLPGGIRDAHADGDRAQFKIDGGLDANSSGAVDHVAAGSVAYGFEDFTETHSPGYVWQGGANIGTGNGLFVQTIDATQLAEGRHYLEGRVYRHRDAATGGDGGPAVFTDFRQVVYVDRLAPESRVESFDPYAVDPSNPNNRDIIVESVDGTAERVHVFVDFPAALDDQAYLDRAAAGEGLAGDFDHDRFAFGVSGVTNGNHVITVLTIEPTGTHNLQRLSGYAPETQIGLGIGDANADGLYTVSDLVGFGGFEPVLRSQNAVFRATLDATGDGLIDARDLIPLGAALAAGDASAAVLAEYDAMLLRRADLDQDGDADTDDLLALIANFGSGVWDFDLNVDGATGPADSRVFVTQLLGAVPGDYNLDGAVDAADYTVWRSSVSRGDRLADGDFDGDVDEQDLQVWVSNFGSERPERWNAITATPEPSVLPITAVLLASTGAVPRPKTTGRFGLKII, encoded by the coding sequence GTGTTCTGCGCGCTGCCGGCCCTCGCGGAAGACGCCTCCCAGCCGGCGATCCTGCAGGTATTCGAGGCTCGCTGGGACACGATCGATGACCGCATGGCGGATGTCTTTGTCGCGGGTTACGGCAGGCTCTGGCTGCCGCCACCGGCCAGGGCCGACTCGGGCAACCTGTCGGTGGGCTACGACGTCTTCGACCGCTTCGACCTCGGCAGTCCCCGCAACGAAACCCTCTACGGCACCGAGAACGGGCTCAAGCAACTCGTGCGGCAGGCCCACACGGCGGGCCTCCGCGTTAACACCGACTTCATCGCCAACCACAACGGCTTCAGCGACTCCCGGACGTTCGACAGTCAAGGGACATCCGATCCCGCCGACGACGTCTACTGGAATGAGTCGGGCGGCTACCCAGGATTCCTCAGCACGCTCGCCCCGACCGACGACCCCAACGGCGTCGGCGACCCAGACGGTGACTACCACCCGCTGGGCTGGAGCGGTCAAGAGTACGAGCGGCTCGCCGGATTGATCGATATCGCCCAGGAAAAAAACCTGCAGTTCATCCGCAACCCCGTGAACGCCGGCGACGCGCTAAACATCCCCCCGGGCCAGAGCGGCATCTTCAGCCGCGGTCCAACCAATACCCCCGATCCGAACAACGCCCGCTTCTACCCCGACCACGGCCTGGGCGGCACGACCGTGTGGGACCCTGCGCTGGGGGCCAACGTCACGCTGTACGACTTCAACACCGAGACGCCGCTCAGCGGCGACGCCTACGCCGAGAACGCGACCGGCCTGCTCGTCCGCAACCTCCGCTGGATGATCCAAGAAGTCGGCGTCGATGGCTTTAGGTTTGACGCCGCCCGGCACTTCCCGAGGTGGGTGCTCAACTACCTGGACCAGGGCGCCTACCTGGCGAAACAGGAGCCGCTGCTGGACGGCTCGCCGGACCACGTCTACTCGTTCATCGAGACCGGGGGCGACACCGACCAGTTCGTCGCCAGCTTTATCCGCAAGGACATCGCCGACAACAACCCCACGCAGCTCGGCGGCAACCGCGACGCATTGGACTTCAATCTTTTCTTCGCACTGCGGGACAACCTGCAGGAAAATGGTCTACTCAACGACTGGCGGAACATCAAGAACCGCAGCGTCGACATCGTCGACGACGGCCTGGCCAACAACGGCACCCAGGGCGTGGCCTTTGCCCAGAGCCACGACGACGGCCCGGCCGAGTTGAACGACCTCGCCCATGCGTACCTGCTGATGCGTCCCGGTCAGGCGCTGGTTTACCTCAACGCGAAGGAGTTCGGCGAGGACCGTCCGTTCCCGCAGGACGGGCGCCCAGACGCGCTCGGCGGCGTCTACGGCGACGCGGTCACGACGCTAGTCAACCTCCGCAACACCCACGGCCGCGGGAACTACCTCGACCGCACCCCCGTGGCGGACGAGAAAGAGCTGCTCATCTACGAACGTGAGAAGTCGGCATTGGTGGTGCTCAACAACCGCGGCGACATCGGCTACGACGCCCGCACCGTGCAGACCGCTTTCACCCCCGGGACGCCACTGGTCGAGCTGACGGGCAACGCCGCCGATCCCTCGATCGATCAACTGGGCGAGCTGCCGGAGGTCTTGATCGTCAAGTCCGACGGCACGGTCGACGTGCGTGCGCCCCGCAACAGGGGCTCCGACGGTGCGCGGCACGACCACGGATACCTGATTTACGGGGTCGCCGCGCCGCAGGGCGAGATGCGGCTCGCCAACACCAACGGGCAGGCGTTGGCGGAGCGTCTGCCGGGCTCGGCGCCCATTTTAGGCCAGGGGGGTCCCGGCGGCCCCTCTGACGATTACTACAACGGCGTCTCGCGGCTAACGGATATTACCGTCATCCGCGACGACGCCTTTCAGCTCCGCGTCGAGACCACCGCCGCTACGCTGCCGGGCGGGATCCGCGACGCCCATGCCGATGGCGACCGGGCCCAGTTCAAGATTGATGGCGGGCTTGACGCAAATAGCTCGGGCGCGGTCGATCACGTTGCGGCGGGGAGCGTCGCCTACGGCTTCGAGGACTTCACCGAGACCCACTCCCCCGGCTACGTCTGGCAGGGCGGCGCCAATATCGGAACGGGCAACGGCCTCTTCGTTCAGACCATTGACGCCACACAGCTCGCCGAAGGGCGGCACTACCTTGAAGGCCGCGTCTACCGACACCGCGACGCGGCGACCGGCGGCGACGGCGGCCCCGCGGTATTCACCGACTTCCGCCAGGTCGTTTACGTCGACCGGCTGGCTCCCGAGTCGCGGGTCGAGTCGTTCGATCCCTACGCGGTCGACCCGTCGAACCCCAACAACCGTGACATCATCGTCGAGTCGGTAGACGGGACCGCCGAACGCGTGCACGTGTTCGTCGACTTCCCCGCCGCTTTGGACGACCAGGCGTACCTGGACCGGGCCGCTGCGGGCGAGGGCCTCGCGGGCGACTTCGACCACGACCGCTTCGCCTTTGGAGTGTCGGGCGTGACCAACGGCAATCACGTGATCACCGTTCTGACGATCGAACCAACCGGCACGCACAACCTGCAACGGCTCAGCGGGTATGCCCCAGAGACTCAAATCGGCCTTGGTATTGGCGACGCCAACGCCGACGGCCTGTACACGGTGTCCGACCTCGTGGGATTTGGCGGCTTCGAACCCGTATTGCGGTCGCAGAACGCGGTATTCCGGGCGACGCTCGACGCCACCGGCGATGGCCTCATCGACGCCCGTGACCTCATTCCGCTTGGCGCCGCGTTAGCGGCCGGCGACGCGTCGGCCGCGGTGCTCGCCGAGTACGACGCCATGCTGCTGCGACGCGCTGACCTCGACCAGGACGGCGACGCCGACACCGACGACCTACTCGCCCTGATCGCCAACTTTGGTTCGGGCGTCTGGGACTTCGACTTGAACGTCGACGGCGCCACCGGCCCCGCCGACTCGCGCGTGTTCGTCACCCAACTGCTGGGCGCGGTCCCGGGCGACTACAACCTCGACGGGGCTGTCGACGCGGCGGACTACACGGTTTGGCGGTCTAGCGTTTCTCGCGGCGATCGGTTGGCCGATGGCGACTTCGACGGCGACGTCGACGAACAAGACCTGCAGGTCTGGGTTTCCAACTTCGGCTCTGAGCGCCCCGAGCGTTGGAACGCGATCACGGCCACGCCGGAGCCGTCGGTCCTGCCAATCACGGCCGTCTTGCTTGCAAGCACCGGCGCCGTTCCGCGTCCTAAGACAACCGGCCGCTTCGGCTTGAAAATCATTTAG
- a CDS encoding DUF1559 domain-containing protein has protein sequence MRSRNDPRGFTLVELLVVIAIIGVLIALLLPAVQSARESARRMSCTNNLKNLTLACLNYHDTFGRLPTSISSRPEDERDLYRRPVGPPGGSLSTSNGGPGYSGRGWIPAVLPYIEQQPLNDAMSEGYTGNYSPSTLFGRGMFNPRIREQIQQQLPLITCPSDGITPRPSLVQWYFKGVPVATTNYKGCIGDSILDVSGSYNEGTLGSESDFGSISNPPEPTDIGSYDCHNTVDCNGLIWRVSYFRPVRLAKVTDGASKTFIVGEAVPAQDNHSAAYFSDGDWATCGIPLNVLDFDVSPTQPGETSSIFDTEWYRYRGFKSLHPGGANFAMADGSVHFVTDSIETRVYRGLATRNGEEAVSLP, from the coding sequence ATGAGATCTCGCAACGATCCCAGGGGGTTCACGCTGGTTGAACTACTGGTCGTCATCGCCATCATCGGCGTGCTGATCGCTCTGCTGCTGCCGGCCGTGCAGTCGGCGCGAGAATCGGCACGGCGCATGAGCTGCACAAACAACCTCAAGAACCTGACGCTAGCGTGCCTCAACTACCACGACACGTTCGGGCGCCTGCCGACCAGCATCTCGAGCCGTCCCGAGGACGAGCGCGACCTCTACCGCCGGCCGGTTGGTCCGCCCGGTGGGTCGCTCAGCACCAGCAACGGAGGACCGGGCTACAGCGGCCGAGGCTGGATACCGGCCGTGCTGCCCTACATCGAGCAGCAGCCGCTCAACGACGCGATGAGCGAAGGCTACACCGGCAACTACAGCCCGAGCACGCTGTTTGGCCGCGGGATGTTCAACCCCCGCATCCGTGAGCAGATCCAACAGCAACTGCCGTTGATCACCTGCCCTTCGGACGGGATCACCCCGCGCCCGTCGCTCGTGCAGTGGTACTTCAAGGGTGTACCGGTCGCGACGACTAACTACAAGGGCTGTATCGGCGACTCGATCTTGGACGTCTCGGGCAGCTATAACGAGGGGACGCTGGGCTCCGAATCTGACTTCGGATCGATCAGCAACCCACCGGAGCCGACCGACATCGGCTCGTACGACTGCCACAACACGGTCGACTGCAACGGGCTTATCTGGCGGGTGAGCTACTTCCGCCCGGTGCGGTTGGCGAAAGTGACCGACGGCGCTAGCAAGACGTTCATTGTCGGCGAGGCCGTGCCCGCGCAGGACAACCACTCCGCGGCGTACTTCTCGGACGGCGACTGGGCGACCTGCGGCATCCCCCTGAACGTGCTTGACTTTGACGTCTCGCCGACTCAGCCCGGCGAGACCTCATCAATCTTCGACACCGAGTGGTACCGGTACCGCGGGTTCAAGAGCCTGCACCCCGGGGGAGCCAACTTCGCCATGGCCGACGGCTCGGTTCACTTTGTCACCGACAGCATCGAGACCCGTGTCTACCGCGGACTGGCCACCCGCAACGGCGAAGAAGCGGTTTCACTCCCCTAG
- a CDS encoding carboxypeptidase-like regulatory domain-containing protein, with product MSRINQLFALCLCALAALTQVGCGSYDATVSGSVSLDGEPLKSGTISFFPVADGPTAYARIEPTGQYELRTGREAGLAPGEYQVTVVAREQRELAANDAGGPPPPGKQLTPNHYRDRKTSGLAYTIEPGHNQIDLDLTTAQPGG from the coding sequence ATGAGCCGCATCAACCAACTCTTTGCCCTGTGCCTCTGCGCTCTCGCCGCGCTTACGCAGGTTGGCTGCGGCTCTTACGACGCCACGGTTTCTGGCAGCGTGTCGCTAGACGGCGAGCCGCTGAAGAGCGGCACGATCTCGTTCTTCCCGGTCGCCGATGGCCCGACCGCGTACGCCCGGATCGAGCCCACCGGCCAGTACGAGCTCCGCACCGGCAGAGAGGCGGGGCTTGCCCCGGGCGAGTACCAAGTGACTGTCGTTGCCCGTGAGCAGCGCGAGCTGGCCGCGAACGACGCCGGCGGCCCGCCGCCCCCCGGCAAGCAGCTCACCCCCAACCACTACCGCGACCGCAAGACCTCGGGGCTCGCCTACACAATCGAGCCGGGCCACAACCAGATTGATCTCGACCTCACGACCGCCCAGCCCGGTGGTTGA
- a CDS encoding glycine cleavage system protein H — MPFDPAETLYYRQTRFSTRLPTSHLYSPSHYWLARQEGGRFRVGLTKFAMRMLGDFVEHDFSVSPSDAVEAGDPIGWIEGFKALSDIYCVSKGVFLRGNPNLAAAPQLVDKDPYDGGWLYEYEGEPPVDGVDAAGYVEILDATITRMLAEQQNQPDKSC, encoded by the coding sequence ATGCCCTTCGACCCTGCGGAGACCCTCTACTACCGACAGACCCGCTTCTCGACTCGGCTGCCAACGTCGCACCTGTACTCGCCGTCACACTATTGGCTCGCCAGACAGGAAGGTGGGCGGTTCCGCGTTGGACTTACGAAATTCGCGATGCGGATGCTGGGGGACTTTGTAGAGCACGACTTTAGCGTCTCCCCGAGTGACGCCGTCGAGGCGGGAGATCCAATCGGCTGGATCGAGGGTTTCAAAGCGTTGTCGGACATCTACTGTGTTTCAAAGGGAGTCTTCCTGAGGGGCAACCCGAACCTGGCGGCCGCGCCACAACTGGTCGACAAGGACCCCTACGACGGCGGGTGGCTCTACGAGTACGAGGGCGAACCGCCTGTCGACGGGGTGGACGCCGCCGGCTACGTTGAGATACTTGACGCGACCATCACCCGGATGCTCGCCGAGCAGCAGAACCAACCAGACAAGTCATGCTAA
- a CDS encoding 4Fe-4S dicluster domain-containing protein, with the protein MVSTSQSVQRVILYEGNGSQPVEPQERYATMRALLDRGYSVGAVRPGGRLEDQGHRELVVLGRFGGTPPTIDSHDAEVRLHLRDITGLAPGAVVEIVEGLCDDTGAGAADGWKPWFPVIDFDRCTNCMQCLSFCLFDVYGVSGEGKIQVQNQTNCKTDCPACSRVCPEVAILFPKYKAGPINGDAISDDDLRREAMKVDISSLLGGDIYAMLRDRSEKAKSRFSKERDDDRALKERQRCLKKLKDGMGDLEIPAEVLSSLPSADEIQLKARQAAQRAKEALAKNAANNPAN; encoded by the coding sequence ATGGTCTCAACCAGTCAAAGTGTGCAGCGGGTGATCCTCTACGAGGGGAATGGCAGCCAGCCCGTGGAACCGCAGGAACGTTACGCAACGATGCGGGCATTGCTCGACCGCGGCTACTCTGTAGGCGCCGTCCGGCCCGGCGGACGGCTCGAGGATCAGGGCCACCGCGAACTAGTCGTGCTCGGCCGCTTCGGAGGAACGCCCCCCACGATCGACAGCCACGACGCGGAGGTTCGGCTGCACCTCCGCGACATCACGGGCCTCGCGCCCGGGGCGGTTGTCGAGATCGTCGAGGGCCTGTGCGACGATACGGGCGCCGGCGCCGCCGACGGGTGGAAGCCGTGGTTCCCGGTGATCGACTTCGACCGCTGCACCAACTGCATGCAGTGTCTGAGCTTCTGCTTGTTTGACGTGTACGGCGTCTCGGGCGAGGGAAAGATCCAGGTCCAGAACCAAACCAACTGCAAAACCGACTGCCCCGCCTGCTCGCGGGTCTGCCCGGAAGTGGCGATCTTGTTTCCGAAGTACAAGGCCGGCCCAATCAACGGCGACGCGATCAGCGACGACGACCTCCGCCGCGAGGCGATGAAGGTCGACATCTCGTCGCTGCTGGGAGGCGACATCTACGCGATGCTCCGGGACCGCAGCGAGAAGGCCAAGTCGCGGTTCTCAAAAGAACGCGACGACGACCGGGCGCTGAAGGAACGGCAGCGTTGCCTGAAGAAACTCAAGGACGGCATGGGCGACCTCGAGATCCCCGCCGAGGTGCTCTCCAGCCTGCCCAGCGCCGACGAGATCCAACTGAAGGCCAGGCAGGCGGCCCAGCGCGCCAAAGAAGCCCTAGCTAAAAACGCGGCCAACAACCCGGCGAACTAG
- a CDS encoding GTP-binding protein, translating to MLRARYIMVGGFLGAGKTTAILEVAQRLIAQGLRVGLISNDQSVGLVDTTMFGSGGLPTEEISGGCFCCRFQSLVEAAQKLATEARPDAFLAEPVGSCTDLQATVSYPLKQLYGDDYSVAPLSVLVDPIRASRLLGLRPGKTFSPKVNYIYNKQLEEADVIVINKVDLLEASQLEELHAALQAAYPAAEVVRASARSGDGIDQWMAAIAADAPRARDAMKVDYETYAEGEALLGWLNLSATLRGDSFDGNQLLSSLIAAIGARLAADGIEVAHLKATLAPNQGNDLAVANLVLNGGQAERSHDLAAPLEEGELLVNLRAEGDPAALEAITREQIAAAARTANAAFDILHCEAFRPSPPTPTHRYA from the coding sequence ATGCTAAGAGCTCGGTATATCATGGTTGGCGGCTTCCTCGGAGCGGGCAAGACAACCGCCATCCTTGAGGTTGCTCAGCGGCTCATCGCCCAGGGGCTCCGTGTCGGCCTTATCTCAAACGACCAGAGCGTCGGCCTGGTCGACACGACGATGTTTGGCTCCGGCGGCCTGCCGACCGAGGAGATCAGTGGCGGATGCTTCTGCTGCCGCTTCCAGTCACTCGTCGAGGCGGCCCAGAAGCTAGCCACGGAAGCAAGGCCCGACGCGTTCCTGGCCGAACCGGTCGGCAGCTGCACCGACCTGCAGGCGACCGTGAGCTACCCACTCAAACAACTCTATGGCGACGACTACTCGGTGGCGCCGCTCAGCGTGCTGGTCGACCCCATCCGCGCCAGCCGACTCCTTGGCCTGCGTCCCGGCAAGACGTTCTCGCCCAAGGTCAACTACATCTACAACAAGCAGCTCGAAGAGGCAGACGTCATTGTCATCAACAAGGTTGACCTCCTCGAGGCGAGCCAGCTCGAAGAGTTGCACGCAGCCCTCCAGGCCGCCTACCCCGCCGCCGAGGTCGTACGTGCTTCGGCACGCTCGGGCGACGGAATCGATCAATGGATGGCGGCAATCGCCGCGGACGCCCCCCGTGCCCGCGACGCAATGAAGGTCGACTATGAAACCTACGCAGAAGGCGAAGCGTTGCTCGGCTGGCTGAACCTATCGGCCACGCTGCGGGGCGATTCGTTCGACGGCAACCAACTGCTTTCTAGCCTGATCGCGGCGATCGGCGCCCGGCTCGCCGCCGACGGCATCGAGGTCGCCCACCTGAAGGCCACCCTAGCGCCCAACCAGGGGAATGACCTGGCGGTCGCCAACCTGGTGCTCAACGGCGGACAGGCAGAACGTTCTCACGACCTTGCTGCGCCGCTCGAGGAAGGAGAGCTGCTCGTCAACCTGCGAGCTGAAGGCGACCCCGCCGCACTCGAGGCGATTACCCGGGAGCAGATCGCCGCGGCGGCGCGCACCGCGAACGCCGCGTTCGATATCCTTCACTGCGAAGCCTTCCGACCGTCGCCGCCAACGCCCACGCACCGTTACGCCTAG
- a CDS encoding PEP-CTERM sorting domain-containing protein (PEP-CTERM proteins occur, often in large numbers, in the proteomes of bacteria that also encode an exosortase, a predicted intramembrane cysteine proteinase. The presence of a PEP-CTERM domain at a protein's C-terminus predicts cleavage within the sorting domain, followed by covalent anchoring to some some component of the (usually Gram-negative) cell surface. Many PEP-CTERM proteins exhibit an unusual sequence composition that includes large numbers of potential glycosylation sites. Expression of one such protein has been shown restore the ability of a bacterium to form floc, a type of biofilm.) produces the protein MNRLFSLAILLSAASLASAQPSMDGSLIGDEAFYGPALSVQNTKTGYGDAQNGDPVNGGGGSEIDQVFATVSGDRLYVLIAGNLEPNYNKLNVFIDSTAGGVNTINGASLPTGMDAFCCGQTDPSVDPGDGALQRLDGLTFDAGFTADRYLVFSNGFENVNARDSGGGAVDPDEPQLTFWAVNAHMADLTQGSAGAVQGLGYQLAHRGLPNPLRTPFDYNQNGQIDAADYTVWRDSLNDEGDSAADGNNDGVVDQIDYDNWANNYGKSTGLSGTAYAPQNGSEQISEKLLSAESFPGLNQGDLIDKNYAMGDGGCTNNEGDGCVAEELEFALDAAADEVNNGSNHRGYLNTADLRMAFDNSNTQGVAGSGSLPWATDGADNPADVTTGLEFSIPLSELGNPAGQIKLMAFIGNGSFDYMSNQFSGAGLQDANLDQVLINAGGPPLGSLADIPGDQFVTITLPSLASAGAAAAPEPGAVILLAAGLVTGALTRRRAPSVAWPS, from the coding sequence ATGAACCGACTCTTCTCGCTAGCCATCCTGCTGTCCGCCGCGTCGCTGGCCTCGGCCCAGCCGAGCATGGACGGCTCGCTCATCGGCGACGAGGCCTTCTACGGCCCCGCGCTCTCGGTACAGAACACCAAGACCGGCTACGGAGACGCCCAAAACGGAGACCCGGTGAACGGCGGCGGCGGTTCGGAGATCGACCAGGTCTTCGCGACCGTCTCGGGCGACCGACTGTATGTGCTGATCGCCGGCAATCTGGAGCCCAACTACAATAAGCTCAACGTCTTCATCGACTCGACCGCGGGCGGCGTGAACACGATTAACGGCGCCTCGCTCCCGACCGGGATGGACGCCTTCTGCTGCGGCCAGACCGACCCGAGCGTCGATCCCGGCGACGGCGCCCTGCAGCGGCTAGACGGGCTGACCTTCGACGCCGGCTTCACCGCCGACCGCTACCTGGTCTTCAGCAACGGGTTTGAGAACGTCAACGCCCGCGATTCAGGCGGCGGCGCAGTCGACCCCGACGAGCCGCAGCTCACGTTCTGGGCGGTCAACGCGCACATGGCGGACCTCACCCAGGGGTCCGCCGGCGCGGTCCAGGGCCTGGGCTACCAGCTCGCGCACCGTGGGCTGCCGAACCCGCTCCGCACTCCGTTCGACTACAACCAGAACGGCCAGATCGACGCGGCCGACTACACGGTGTGGCGCGACTCGCTCAACGACGAGGGGGACTCCGCGGCCGACGGCAATAACGACGGCGTTGTGGATCAGATCGACTACGACAATTGGGCGAACAACTACGGCAAGAGCACCGGCCTCTCCGGCACCGCGTACGCGCCGCAGAACGGCTCCGAGCAGATCTCTGAGAAGCTGCTGTCTGCCGAATCGTTCCCGGGTCTCAATCAGGGCGATTTGATCGACAAGAACTACGCCATGGGCGACGGCGGCTGCACCAACAACGAGGGCGACGGCTGCGTCGCCGAGGAGCTTGAGTTCGCCCTCGACGCGGCGGCCGACGAAGTCAACAACGGCAGCAACCATCGTGGTTACCTCAACACGGCCGACCTCCGCATGGCGTTCGACAACAGCAACACCCAAGGCGTTGCGGGCAGCGGCAGCCTCCCTTGGGCGACCGATGGGGCCGACAACCCGGCGGACGTCACCACCGGTCTGGAGTTCAGCATCCCGCTGAGCGAGCTCGGCAATCCCGCTGGGCAGATCAAGCTGATGGCGTTTATTGGCAACGGCTCATTCGACTACATGTCGAATCAGTTTTCCGGCGCCGGGCTCCAGGACGCCAACCTCGACCAGGTGCTCATCAACGCCGGCGGCCCGCCCCTCGGCTCGCTCGCCGACATCCCGGGCGACCAGTTCGTGACTATCACACTCCCGTCGCTGGCCAGCGCGGGAGCGGCGGCTGCGCCTGAGCCGGGTGCGGTGATCCTGCTCGCCGCGGGCTTGGTGACGGGGGCACTCACGCGCCGGCGGGCTCCATCAGTCGCATGGCCTAGCTAG